The genomic window ttgttatttaatttaatcaaataaacgATGTACGAACGCTTAGGAAATGAACACACAAAGTTTCTAttcttttatgtaaaaaattattctaatttttaaatattttttataaacacagGTTTTACTGTGGTAAAAAGTTTactaaataaattgttgaaaagagtttcaaatgtttttgataTATTCACTACTTTTATTGAGATACCATCCAGAGGGTTCTCTAAAATTCCATGTATTTGCAAAAACATTTCCAGTGAAGGAGTTTTTGTGgattatttcaagttttatcTTTATTCGGACGCAGATTGCAATGATTTGATAGCAGAAAAGGTAAAAGGTTATagaataatatgtaaaattcatttatacaaATGGAGATCAatctaagaaataaaaaaaattccaatataaGTTTCTGGATCCactataagttttataattttataaattcatgaatcatgaataaaacttaataattgtaaacaaaaattaaattatgtgttTTCCAGACAATTAAAGCAGAAATAAGTTGCTCTGGGTATAAATTTGAGTTTAGTAAACCAcatgttgattttaaaatatgtataataaattttggtaaCTATCAAGATAATATTAgcgttataaataaatcaaatactcTGTTGAAATGTATTGTAAAAGTACCAAAATCTATGAAAGACTTTATGAGTGTATTTCCAGTCGAAGGTTTTATATTGGCTAAatcaacacaaattttttatttacgctTTTCTCCAGGGTAAGTTCAAGTAtagttaatttacatttacgaCAAATGCAAAAATGTAATGCTGTTTAAAGTTTAGATATCTTAAACTTTCTGGTCCATCAAAAGGTCTGTCAGAAGtaagttaacaaaaattgtcagtcagactttttttttcaaaaaatggttttcacAAATTGTGTAAATTTAAAGCAGGTGttttaaaacacaatatttttttctaggtaaattcaaaaatttaggtatacaaaattacaatcaacaaatttttactaGCCTGGCGGGCGTAACATGTTTTTCGGCCATTTTCGCTTTCTAATTTTGAGGTATTAAATGGgatgctttttttttgttatgagcttttatattataaactctCTGACGATTTGTCAAATTTGTAGGAATTCTACATATTCATTAAACAGGCATGATTTAGAAAGTAGTCGTTATTATAATTCCATATTACATCTACTAAATTTCCCACTAAAAATGTGTATTTCAAGTTCAGAATACAAAGATTTAAAACCACCAAAAATTCCGATATATGCTGTGATTTACATTCCCTCAATtcaaatagaaattaataatgAAGGTATTGTAAGTTTTCATATCTTAGTTCAAACTTGAATTTAaacgtaattatatttttctcctCCCTGCAATAACTctttaagtttgaaaaaatttttaagtttgtttctGGGCGgttctgtaatttttttactcttcacaattttttcaaaaaattgttaacagATCAGTCCCAACAGAGAACGATCTCTGCAGATTTTGTCATGAAGTGGAGAAAACTGGATAGTTCTATATGAATGCGAATAAGCCTCACCTCAAATAACGCCGCCATTTAGGATGGACTGATCTCCGCTCAAGTGAAATAAATGAAGTGTCTCTCAAGAATATCCTGTAGTTTATTAAAGCTGTAGGTCTTCTGGAGCACCTATGAAGCAAAGTAGGTACAATAGATTAAAAGACCTAATACTTACTAGGCTAACTGAAATCTAAtccaagttattttttgaatcagttctatataatatattcctcgaaaggcaaaaaaaaaaagaaattaaattatttctgacTTTTCTACACCATATCTAATAGCAGTTTGTGTATTTAGTAGTAAAAGCAATACATTCCCGGGCGACTATggaattttcaacatgatattcaatttaagtttattaaaactttattacatttttcaggtgttataaaaatatttaatttaggtCGAGTTACAACAAAAGAAACAGTATTACTACAACTTCGATTATATAATACTTCAGTATTATCAGAAGAATATGGATTCTTAAATTTACCAAGCgtatgttttaaatcaaaaataacaattctcatttattaacaaaaagatATCCATCAATAAAGATTTTGGCGCTAGATATAGAGCAGTTTAAAGTTTTAGATCAACTTTTAAACAGTTATTTACTTAATCCGGCTCTGTTTTAAGCTAAAATAGACATATGGCGTTTTGCTTCTAATTGcgaatatttcaatataaaacccttttttatctcaagtttgtaacgcttaaaaatatggatgctatgaagaaatttttggtataaggtttcataaaatcacctaattattccatttccagttatctgtccgtctgtctgtcaacacgatcactcaaaaacgaaaggagatatgaagctgaaatattcatgatgttttattttataaatagtatataCATATTCATCCTGGATAtggatttggaaaaatttaccctaatgaatttttcgattttgtaatgttttattCACCCGATGTGGATGATATGATTAATACGGAATCAGATTTGCCAAATACAAtagcagaaaataattttcaaataaaagtttacaCTGTATTCAAAGGTAAAAAAACTCGCCAAAAGCAATTATAACTGATTGTTCGTTCACctattttaaaacttgaaagATACGGCTATTTCGAAAAAGTAATCACATTTTCGTaaaaccctggtggaaaaaatatttgaaaaaagaataagtcttaataagtcttagaaaactctgaaaaagtcttagaaactttaaaaaagtattaagaactctgaattagaatagtccgaaaacgttgagaaattcaaagttccaaagactttttcagaatttcttatcttcaaatattttttccaccagggaagAACAAAAGTAATAGAGAAATTAATCAATTCTGACCTTAAATATTTTAGCAACTCGCTGAAAATTGggttttagttaaatttattttaaaggatGAAAATAATATGTGAAAGTTGCTGTCACATAGAggttttggaaaattgaaaataaaaacagttttcccTGATAACTTAAGGCTATACattaactataaatattatcaaagataataaatgagaactctactCTTATTGGGTTACTCGTTGTTAATTTAGTGGCGGACTGCACGGTGCTTTAGTGTACCAAATTTTCAGTCAGTTGCTAATATTCTGGAacccaaaatttgttttattttactataatagAAACAATGACAAAAGTTTGGAActaaggaaaataaaatattttctattttaatgttAGACGCGAAAGTACCAACTGGTGAAGACTCCAGAAGTTCTTATGACAAGCCCGGGGGTATTGATATGACTGTAGCTTATTTTAAAAGCTATATCATAAATcctttatttgaatttgattatCAATATATTCGAACTAGATGTACACCATGCGGAAGTTTTTCATTATCCATAATTCACTTACGCTTGAATGAATCAACTCAAAGATGTTtgaaacgaaaaagtaaaaatttacaagGCACTTTTATGCTAAATACAGATTCTGAGGAAATTCAAGCACAACCTAGATTAGGTACATTAAACAGTGAAACCAAGGTGagattgttaatttattttttataccaggctcaccatatatatataatactccTACTAACATGCCCCAAATAAACCGGTTATATATATAAGCCAAATTTTGTAACATAAACACCTGAAATGtctaaaattacgaaaaataatgaataataataataaacacaattGTCGCAAGTTGCGCAGAAGGATGCGAAGGAAGGTGTAATAGTTAacgtgaaaaattaatttttctcaaagTTGATTAACTCGActctgaatattaaaaaaacaattacttttcaagagtattaaaattgtaatccAATGCAGTCCAAAAGTACCAAGTGATTTGTATAAAGAAGTCGCAAAGCAATTCAAACAAGGTTCACCCAGAGAAAAGAAACAGCCTACTACTATGCAACCTCGTTTTGATGTGGTTCAAAGTGTATGGCAATATTTAAAGCCATATACGCTTGATGTAACAGTTAGATGTCAGCTCAAATATACACATATACCGtaagtaaaaaatgaatactaTATTAGTCCTAACTAAAGGCGAACCaactaaaaaactaatttattagcACGTGCCAGGTGCAACACACGTTTTATAATGAACAACTGTTCACAATAAAACGtgtgttacaaaatattacttCATGTTCGTCTTCTTAAGAATACTTTTCAACAACGCATTTCTGAAACATCGGCAACGACCTCTCATgtgtattaatataaaaattagaaaaaaacattaacacagaatttttttaaatatttttcagccATGAAGAGATGTTAATGTGTCGTGTTGTATGCCCCGTGATTaaacctaattttattttatctaatttaacaTCACAAAAAATTGTGTTTGGTGGACAACCAATTGGATTACAATCACATATAACTGTGCTTGCTAAAAATATAACAAGTAAATTCATAGAATTAAaagtcatttttcaattttttttgtaatataggTACTCTTTTAACCATAATCCTAAagtttcagctcaatcggaaggAAACAAAATGCGGGcagtattttcaaattaaatgccCTTTGAATCATATAATCCCCaattttaaaagtgattaaaaaaatgttttccccGCACtcaacaaaaatacttaatttatgATGGTGTATTGTAACGACATTGCGATTacgtttctatcgaatgtatgtacattcgatagatgcgacttttaaaaatattttacaaatattacttAAGCAACACTTGTGTTCTGTACTCCATCATTGCGGAATAAAAACCAAAAGAGACTTTCCTATAGTATATTACcttatatttaatgaatttcatcaaaaatctgatttttttataGTGCGCAAAATTACTCTCACTATTCCACATTTAAACCCGAAAGGCCCATTCAGATGTAATATATCACCATTAGGATTGACTTTATTGCCGTTTGAAGAAAGGAAGTTTCAGATATCTTTTGAGCCGATTACAAATACTCATGTAtgctattatatttttatcgtaTATTTTCTTATAGCGCAGAAGTCAGTAATAAACTTTGGACAGTCATTTCACTTCGGCTGATAAAAGTTGTGGACTTGTGAACGTCAGTTGATCGCGTAGCGATGAACTTGGAATACGGAAGCCTGTCATGCACGTTATGGAAGCCTGTTAtgcatgatttatttttttgagcatgttgaacataaagtttttcatatttttggttaCCGTTCGACCAACTTTTCAACCCCAACGACCACTTACTGTTACATCTATATTGATATAGATAAAATCAACTTacctaaaaaaactgtttaattgtagtattatgaATACATCGAAATACAATCCGAACTCACATTAGTTCCATTGGCTTTAATTGGATATGGAATAGCTCATAATATTAGTTGGACTAGCACATTAATCCATCGTGGAACCTACAATAATCATCAAGTTACACCAGCTAAAGCGGTTTTTGAggtaacaatattattatataaaattatttattttgaaaatttctttcttatatAGCAATTTCTACTTGTCAATAGATACGAAATTTTATGGAATGCGACATTCCTATTACAATTGATGTGGGTCTTCGATTAAAAGGTTTTATACCATCTGATAAAAATCGGCAAAATAAAGCTAACATACAAGCATCTAAACCTGGTAAACTTTCAACTCAGAAATTTACCGAAATAGAAGAAAAATccatatcaaattttgaaactagTAAGAAAAATTccgttataatataatattaataatttaaaattagccCGCAAGCTGGCAATATGAACGCTACGTCATTCTGTAAAAGACTTTCTTATTTTGCAGTAATAATAGCAAGATTCGAAAATGTTCGATCTTCCAAAGAATATCTTGAATTATTCGTAGAGTTAATAACATATTAACATTCATATTGTTAAAATcaagataatataattttattaatatagtgGATTATTTCATAATTCACTAAATAATTCccaatttcatataatacaaTCTAGCCGAAAAGAGAAGAAAATCACAGCcacatcaaataaatttttaacaaactgcATGAAAAACACTTTATTATCACAGCAAACCCGTCTTtacaaaattgatgaaattatgGCAGCATGTCTAAAAtaccaatttttcttttttaattcacttAACTTCACGTGAAAATAtgctaatatattttatgatcatATTTTTTAGGTTTCCGTGAATATTTCACTCATCGTGTTTATGGagtacaacaaaataattttacaataaaagcaAAATCAAAAGCTGCCATAGTCGTGACATTCGAAAAGCCCTCAGCGAGTGGTTCACTTACTTCGTACAGCAAATTACACTTCTCACAAACCAGGCTAATAACTACTAACgcacatttaataaaatataatttattgatggGTAAAAAATTCCTAACAGATTTTATTTATCttgtaaatgttaaaaattaaaaataacgtcTAATAGAGTAGAAAATGgaagaataatataattaattattttaaattgtttatgcGGCCTAATTTTTGcatatgatgaattttttaaagaataaaatctaagcaattaaattttatcttatttatacacCATCTATTAAAT from Chrysoperla carnea chromosome 2, inChrCarn1.1, whole genome shotgun sequence includes these protein-coding regions:
- the LOC123292645 gene encoding uncharacterized protein LOC123292645 — its product is MDLITSSHMSSHSRSRTSTGRRHRSSKASFRRFQFGASKRRSSVSRPSTDITYLNTLPDFRAVLPPEHIPVSVFYKNNKIIDEILKDEHEFDYLSGISKLENENDIVVKPSIIKFNKIFVHNNSPLPIQCTLIDLIYIDLAESNPFQIEINNKLQSLYRYMSFPMKVVFQPKEIKTIQATIIFHTVRPDCKKKKFEINIECRPIFNDLIINPTTVKFEDTPFWKFDKISLKKYITLKNNFSKTLYIRIARYQRNTDRARSSVSQTILDVAPEFECFTVTIKAEISCSGYKFEFSKPHVDFKICIINFGNYQDNISVINKSNTLLKCIVKVPKSMKDFMSVFPVEGFILAKSTQIFYLRFSPGHDLESSRYYNSILHLLNFPLKMCISSSEYKDLKPPKIPIYAVIYIPSIQIEINNEDAKVPTGEDSRSSYDKPGGIDMTVAYFKSYIINPLFEFDYQYIRTRCTPCGSFSLSIIHLRLNESTQRCLKRKSKNLQGTFMLNTDSEEIQAQPRLGTLNSETKSIKIVIQCSPKVPSDLYKEVAKQFKQGSPREKKQPTTMQPRFDVVQSVWQYLKPYTLDVTVRCQLKYTHIPHEEMLMCRVVCPVIKPNFILSNLTSQKIVFGGQPIGLQSHITVLAKNITMRKITLTIPHLNPKGPFRCNISPLGLTLLPFEERKFQISFEPITNTHYYEYIEIQSELTLVPLALIGYGIAHNISWTSTLIHRGTYNNHQVTPAKAVFEIRNFMECDIPITIDVGLRLKGFIPSDKNRQNKANIQASKPGKLSTQKFTEIEEKSISNFETSFREYFTHRVYGVQQNNFTIKAKSKAAIVVTFEKPSASGSLTSYSKLHFSQTRLITTNAHLIKYNLLMGKKFLTDFIYLVNVKN